Within Egicoccus sp. AB-alg2, the genomic segment GCTCGCCAACCGCATGCTCGACCTCGCGGACCAGCGCGTCCACTGGCACGAGGGGTCGTATTCCTCGCTGCTGGAGGCCCGCGCCGAGCGTGCGGCCATGCGCGAGCGCTCGACGGCCCGGGCCCGCAACCTGCTGCGCAAGGAGATCGCCTGGTTGCGCCGCGGCCCGAAGGCCCGCACCTCGAAGCCGAGGTTCCGCGTCGAGCAGGTCGAGGTGCTCCGCGACGCCGCTGCCGGTGACACCGAGGCCACGCCGCTGGATCTGGGCACCGGCCGGACCCGGCTGGGCAACGACGTGCTCGACCTGCGTGAGGTCAGCGTGGCGCGTGGCGGGCGCACCGTCCTGGGCCGCGTCGACCTCGGCATCGGTCCCGGTGAGCGGGTCGGGATCGTCGGCCCGAACGGCGCCGGCAAGACCACGCTGCTGCACGTGCTGGCGGGCCGCCTCGCTCCCGACGCCGGCGAGGTCCGCACCGGCACCACCGTGGAGCTCGGCCTCTACGAGCAGGAGCACGGCACCGCCGCGGACGCGGCCGGCGAGGAGCGCACCGTGCTGGAGACGGTGCTGGACATCGCCGCGTTCGTGCCGCTGGCCAACGGCGAGACGCTGCCCGCCCACCGGCTCGCCGAGCGGTTCGGGTTCGACGGGCAACTGCAGCGCACGCCGCTGTCGCTGCTGAGCGGGGGCGAGCGCCGCCGCGTGGCGCTGCTGCACCTGCTGGTCGCCGCCCCCAACGTGCTGGTGCTGGACGAGCCGACCAACGACCTCGACCTCGACACGCTGACCGTCCTGGAGGACCACCTCGACGGCTTCAAGGGCACGCTGGTCGTCGCCTCCCACGACCGCTACGTGCTCGACCGGCTCACCGACCGGATCGTCGCCGTCGAGAACGGG encodes:
- a CDS encoding ABC-F family ATP-binding cassette domain-containing protein, coding for MHLVSVDSVTASVEGRILFADASFGLTSDDRVGVVGPNGSGKTTLLRIVAGQRAPDVGSVIPRSGLRIGFLAQEPRFDDRQALDVVLAGDPTAAAHEAERLLDVLGVDPGQSTAQMSGGQRRRVAVAQTLLAPSDLLILDEPTNHLDVDTIDWLEGELHRRGSGLLLVTHDRYVLERLANRMLDLADQRVHWHEGSYSSLLEARAERAAMRERSTARARNLLRKEIAWLRRGPKARTSKPRFRVEQVEVLRDAAAGDTEATPLDLGTGRTRLGNDVLDLREVSVARGGRTVLGRVDLGIGPGERVGIVGPNGAGKTTLLHVLAGRLAPDAGEVRTGTTVELGLYEQEHGTAADAAGEERTVLETVLDIAAFVPLANGETLPAHRLAERFGFDGQLQRTPLSLLSGGERRRVALLHLLVAAPNVLVLDEPTNDLDLDTLTVLEDHLDGFKGTLVVASHDRYVLDRLTDRIVAVENGRLTEHLDWEAYRAAHRVRTAADEQRAAETSRATRASAQDNRARQAARKEARRLEQQVERLTARRDELQADMAAAATDVARLTALQSDLQRLEGELSAAEDRWLELTVD